In Arthrobacter sp. CDRTa11, one DNA window encodes the following:
- the rpsM gene encoding 30S ribosomal protein S13, whose product MARLAGVDIPREKRLEIALTYIYGVGKTRAHETLAATGISADVRVKDLTDSQLVELRDYIEGNYKVEGDLRREVAADIRRKVEIGSYEGLRHRKGLPVRGQRTKTNARTRKGPKRTVAGKKKAR is encoded by the coding sequence ATGGCTCGTCTCGCTGGCGTAGACATTCCCCGCGAAAAGCGGCTGGAAATTGCGCTTACTTACATCTACGGCGTGGGCAAGACCCGTGCACACGAAACCCTGGCTGCCACTGGCATCAGCGCTGACGTCCGCGTCAAGGACCTGACTGATTCCCAGCTGGTTGAGCTGCGTGACTACATTGAAGGCAACTACAAGGTTGAGGGTGACCTTCGCCGCGAAGTAGCAGCAGATATCCGCCGCAAGGTTGAAATCGGCAGCTACGAAGGCCTGCGCCACCGCAAGGGCCTGCCCGTACGCGGACAGCGTACGAAGACCAACGCACGTACCCGCAAGGGCCCGAAGCGTACCGTCGCCGGCAAGAAGAAGGCCCGTTAA
- the rpmJ gene encoding 50S ribosomal protein L36, which translates to MKVKPSVKQICEKCKVIRRNGRVMVICENPRHKQRQG; encoded by the coding sequence ATGAAGGTCAAGCCGAGCGTCAAGCAGATCTGCGAAAAGTGCAAAGTGATCCGCCGTAATGGCCGGGTCATGGTGATCTGCGAGAACCCGCGCCACAAGCAGCGCCAGGGCTAA
- the infA gene encoding translation initiation factor IF-1, whose amino-acid sequence MAKKDGVIEIEGVVTEALPNAMFRVELTNKHIVLAHISGKMRQHYIRILPEDRVVVELSPYDLTRGRIVYRYK is encoded by the coding sequence ATGGCCAAGAAGGACGGGGTCATTGAGATCGAGGGCGTTGTGACTGAGGCGCTGCCTAACGCGATGTTTCGCGTTGAGCTCACCAACAAGCACATCGTTCTGGCACACATCTCAGGCAAGATGCGCCAGCACTACATCAGGATTCTCCCTGAGGACCGGGTAGTGGTGGAACTGAGCCCATATGACCTCACTCGGGGTCGTATCGTCTACCGCTACAAGTAA
- the rpsK gene encoding 30S ribosomal protein S11: MPPKTRGAVRKPRKKDKKNIALGQAHIKSTFNNTIVSITDPNGAVISWASSGEVGFKGSRKSTPFAAQMAAEAAAKRAQEHGMRKVDVFVKGPGSGRETAIRSLQAAGLEVGSIQDVTPAAHNGCRPPKRRRV; encoded by the coding sequence ATGCCCCCGAAGACTCGTGGCGCGGTTCGCAAGCCGCGTAAGAAGGACAAGAAGAATATCGCGCTTGGCCAGGCGCACATCAAGAGCACTTTTAACAACACCATCGTGTCCATTACGGACCCGAACGGCGCTGTTATCTCTTGGGCTTCCTCAGGTGAGGTTGGCTTCAAGGGCTCACGCAAGTCCACCCCGTTCGCTGCCCAGATGGCTGCCGAAGCCGCTGCAAAGCGTGCGCAGGAGCACGGCATGCGCAAGGTTGACGTTTTCGTCAAGGGACCGGGATCCGGACGCGAAACCGCAATCCGCTCGCTGCAGGCCGCTGGCCTGGAGGTTGGCTCCATCCAGGACGTCACCCCCGCAGCGCACAACGGCTGCCGTCCGCCGAAGCGCCGCCGCGTCTAA